One genomic window of Luteitalea pratensis includes the following:
- a CDS encoding CoA transferase subunit A has protein sequence MSEFLSLHAAVAGLVRPGDTVALEGFTHLIPFAAGHEVIRQGIGELTLIRMTPDLLYDQMIGCGLAKRLVFSWGGNPGVGSLHRLRDAVERGWPRPIELEEHSHAAMAHAYAAGAANMPAAFFRGYLGSDLAAVNPNVRFIDCPFTGEQLAAVPALRPDVAIVHAQKADREGNVLLEGIVGVQKEAVLAARRSLVTVEEVVNALPRTSPNAVVLPSWTVTAIAVAPGGAKPSYAHGYYARDNAFYVAWDAISRDRGTFQAWIGEHVLSRSAEVAS, from the coding sequence ATGAGCGAATTCCTCAGCCTGCACGCCGCCGTGGCCGGACTGGTGCGCCCGGGCGACACCGTCGCGCTCGAGGGATTCACGCACCTCATCCCCTTCGCTGCAGGCCACGAGGTGATCCGCCAGGGCATCGGCGAGCTCACGCTCATCCGGATGACGCCCGATCTGCTCTACGACCAGATGATCGGGTGCGGCCTGGCGAAGCGCCTGGTGTTCTCGTGGGGCGGCAACCCCGGCGTCGGGTCGCTCCATCGGCTGCGCGATGCGGTCGAGCGCGGCTGGCCGCGCCCGATTGAACTCGAGGAGCACAGCCACGCGGCGATGGCACACGCGTACGCCGCCGGAGCGGCGAACATGCCAGCGGCGTTCTTCCGGGGATATCTGGGATCGGATCTCGCCGCGGTGAACCCGAACGTGCGGTTCATCGACTGCCCGTTTACCGGCGAGCAGCTTGCCGCCGTCCCGGCGCTTCGGCCCGACGTTGCGATCGTGCACGCGCAGAAGGCCGATCGTGAGGGGAACGTGCTGCTCGAAGGCATCGTCGGCGTGCAGAAGGAAGCGGTGCTCGCGGCCAGGCGGTCGTTGGTCACGGTCGAAGAGGTCGTGAACGCGCTGCCGCGCACCAGTCCCAACGCCGTTGTCCTGCCGTCCTGGACGGTGACGGCCATCGCGGTTGCCCCAGGCGGCGCGAAGCCGTCCTACGCGCACGGCTACTACGCGCGCGACAACGCGTTCTACGTCGCGTGGGACGCCATCTCGCGCGATCGCGGCACGTTCCAGGCCTGGATCGGCGAGCACGTCCTGTCGCGATCGGCTGAGGTCGCGTCGTGA
- a CDS encoding CoA-transferase subunit beta, with protein MMTVTAARALTDDDVCFVGIGLPSAACNLARLTHAPRLRLVYESGTIETRPDVLPLSIGDGELCETALTTVSVPEMFQYWLQGGRITIGFLGGAQVDRFGNLNSTVIGDYARPQVRLPGGGGAPEIAACCRRIFIVMRHSRRAFVDRLAFLTTLGHGPTGQERRALGLTTEGPALLVSDLCIMRPHPETKELQVTSLHPGVTRDRVVEETGWPVAFSGVVVETPAPTARELEVLRDLHARTAAAHGVPAE; from the coding sequence ATGATGACGGTCACGGCGGCGCGCGCGCTCACCGACGACGACGTCTGTTTCGTCGGGATCGGCTTACCATCCGCGGCCTGCAACCTCGCGCGGCTGACCCACGCCCCGCGCCTCCGACTGGTCTACGAGTCGGGCACGATCGAGACGCGGCCGGACGTGCTGCCGCTCTCGATCGGCGACGGCGAGCTGTGCGAGACGGCGCTGACGACGGTGTCGGTGCCCGAGATGTTCCAGTACTGGCTCCAGGGCGGCCGCATCACGATCGGGTTCCTCGGCGGCGCGCAGGTCGATCGCTTCGGCAACTTGAACAGCACGGTGATCGGCGACTACGCGCGGCCGCAGGTGCGCCTGCCCGGCGGCGGCGGGGCGCCCGAGATCGCGGCCTGCTGTCGACGTATTTTCATCGTCATGCGACACTCCCGCCGGGCCTTCGTGGACCGGCTGGCGTTCTTGACGACGCTCGGGCACGGGCCGACTGGCCAGGAGCGGCGGGCCCTCGGCCTCACCACGGAGGGGCCAGCGCTGCTGGTGAGCGATCTCTGCATCATGCGCCCGCACCCGGAGACGAAGGAGCTACAGGTGACAAGCCTGCATCCAGGCGTGACCCGTGACCGGGTCGTCGAGGAGACCGGCTGGCCGGTGGCCTTTTCCGGCGTGGTGGTCGAGACCCCGGCGCCGACGGCGCGCGAGCTCGAGGTGCTCCGTGACCTCCACGCCCGGACCGCCGCGGCGCACGGCGTGCCAGCGGAATGA
- a CDS encoding class-II fumarase/aspartase family protein yields the protein MTSSIINALATTEALSGIFSDGSVVQALLDVEAALARAQSALGVIPPGAGAAITRAAVADAIDVHAIARDARSSATIVVPLVAALTARVEVVDPEAAGVVHWGATSQDIADTAMSLLIDRACAAMARDAAALAASLRDLSDRHADTVMVGRTLLQPAPPITFGLKAAGWLAGVRRSWSRVEQARGEAVRVQLGGASGTLAALGDRGPDVAAALARELGLAPGDDAPWHTSRDRLAALIAACAIVAGMLGKIARDVSLLMQFEVGEAREVGGGSSAMPHKQNPSGCARTLAAAARLPGLAATMLAGLVQEHERAVGALQAEWPVIAEALQATGAALEAMRDVIDGLAVDPARMRANLDATRGAIFAERVVMIAAPVLGRSVAHQLLKEALARAQASGQSLADIVRAIPELSRVVDAEALRTLDDPRAYLGAAETLRRRLLASVDEPDAADPPIARR from the coding sequence GTGACGTCGTCGATCATCAATGCGCTGGCCACGACCGAGGCCTTGAGCGGGATCTTCAGTGACGGCTCGGTCGTACAGGCGCTGCTCGACGTCGAGGCGGCGTTGGCCCGTGCGCAGTCGGCGCTCGGGGTGATTCCGCCCGGCGCTGGTGCGGCGATCACCCGCGCCGCGGTCGCGGACGCGATCGACGTGCACGCCATCGCCCGCGACGCCCGGTCGTCGGCGACGATCGTAGTGCCGCTCGTTGCGGCCTTGACGGCGCGCGTCGAGGTCGTCGATCCGGAGGCGGCCGGCGTCGTCCACTGGGGCGCGACCAGCCAGGACATCGCCGACACAGCGATGTCGCTCCTGATCGATCGCGCCTGCGCTGCCATGGCCCGCGACGCCGCGGCGCTCGCTGCGTCGCTGCGCGATCTCTCCGATCGTCACGCCGACACCGTCATGGTCGGGCGGACGCTGCTCCAGCCGGCGCCGCCGATCACTTTCGGGCTCAAGGCCGCTGGGTGGCTGGCCGGCGTGCGTCGAAGCTGGTCCCGCGTCGAGCAGGCGCGGGGCGAGGCGGTGCGGGTCCAGCTGGGCGGCGCCTCGGGTACGCTGGCTGCGCTCGGCGATCGCGGCCCGGACGTGGCGGCAGCGCTGGCGCGCGAACTCGGGCTGGCACCGGGTGACGATGCGCCGTGGCACACGTCGCGCGATCGGCTGGCGGCGCTGATTGCGGCCTGCGCGATCGTCGCCGGAATGCTCGGCAAGATCGCCCGCGACGTCAGCCTCCTGATGCAGTTCGAGGTGGGCGAAGCGCGCGAGGTGGGGGGCGGATCGTCAGCGATGCCGCACAAGCAGAATCCGTCGGGATGCGCACGGACCCTTGCGGCCGCGGCCCGCCTGCCAGGCCTCGCAGCGACGATGCTGGCCGGCCTCGTCCAGGAGCACGAGCGGGCCGTTGGCGCCTTGCAGGCCGAGTGGCCCGTGATCGCCGAGGCGTTGCAGGCCACTGGCGCCGCGCTCGAGGCGATGCGTGACGTCATCGACGGCCTCGCGGTCGATCCCGCGCGCATGCGCGCCAACCTCGACGCGACCCGCGGCGCGATCTTCGCCGAACGCGTCGTGATGATCGCCGCCCCCGTCCTCGGCCGATCGGTCGCGCACCAGCTCCTGAAGGAGGCACTGGCCCGCGCGCAGGCGAGCGGGCAGTCGCTCGCCGACATCGTCCGCGCCATCCCGGAACTGTCGCGCGTCGTGGACGCCGAGGCCCTGCGGACGCTCGACGATCCGCGCGCCTACCTGGGCGCCGCCGAGACCCTCCGGCGCCGCCTCCTGGCCTCGGTCGACGAACCCGACGCCGCCGACCCGCCCATCGCCCGACGCTGA
- a CDS encoding 4-hydroxybenzoate 3-monooxygenase, with the protein MAIHRIPVGIVGAGPAGLLLGHLLQRAGIESITVDIRSEHHVIERVRAGVLEQTTVDLLRDVGLGGRLTNEGLRHEGLYLAFGGVRHRLDLADLTGGRAITVYGQNEIVRDLIEARRAAGDWILFDAEHVALTHLDTEQPRLQVRTADGEETFVCDYIAGCDGFHGISRASIPSSALRVYEQVHAYTWLGVLAQAAPASQELVYCLHDDGFALLSMRSTSITRLYLQCPPDERLDAWPDERIWRELRIRLQMRDGWVPNEGPILQKGLTGMRSFVIEPMCFGRLFLAGDAAHIVPPTGAKGLNLAVADVWRLARALDEHYRTGSDAALDAYSDAGLRRTWRAQRFSCWMTSLLHRPEGATDFDRRRQRADLEYLVHSRAAMTSLAENYVGFPLD; encoded by the coding sequence ATGGCCATCCACCGCATCCCCGTCGGGATCGTCGGCGCCGGACCGGCCGGACTCCTCCTCGGCCACCTGCTCCAGCGCGCCGGCATCGAGTCGATCACCGTGGATATCCGCAGCGAGCACCACGTGATCGAACGAGTGCGGGCCGGCGTCCTCGAGCAGACGACGGTCGACCTGCTGCGCGATGTCGGGCTGGGCGGCCGTCTCACCAACGAGGGGCTCCGGCACGAGGGTCTCTATCTCGCGTTCGGCGGCGTGCGGCACCGGCTCGATCTCGCGGACCTCACCGGCGGCCGGGCAATCACGGTCTACGGCCAGAACGAGATCGTCCGGGACCTGATCGAGGCGCGGCGTGCCGCAGGCGATTGGATCCTCTTTGACGCCGAGCACGTGGCGCTCACCCATCTCGACACCGAACAGCCGCGGCTCCAGGTTCGGACGGCTGATGGCGAGGAGACGTTCGTGTGCGACTACATCGCCGGTTGCGATGGGTTCCACGGGATTTCGCGCGCGTCGATCCCGTCGTCGGCGCTACGGGTGTACGAGCAGGTCCATGCTTACACATGGCTGGGAGTCCTCGCCCAGGCCGCGCCTGCCTCGCAGGAGCTGGTGTACTGTCTGCACGACGACGGCTTCGCGCTGCTCAGCATGCGATCGACCAGCATCACGCGCCTCTACCTGCAGTGCCCGCCCGACGAGCGGCTAGATGCCTGGCCCGACGAGCGGATTTGGCGCGAACTGCGGATCCGCCTGCAGATGCGCGACGGCTGGGTGCCGAACGAAGGTCCTATCCTGCAGAAGGGCCTTACCGGCATGCGCAGTTTCGTGATCGAGCCGATGTGTTTCGGCCGGTTGTTCCTCGCCGGCGACGCCGCGCACATCGTGCCGCCGACCGGCGCCAAGGGCCTGAACCTGGCCGTCGCCGACGTGTGGCGCCTCGCTCGCGCGCTCGACGAGCACTATCGAACCGGCAGCGACGCCGCGCTCGACGCGTACTCCGATGCCGGGCTGCGCCGGACCTGGCGCGCACAACGGTTTTCGTGCTGGATGACCTCGCTACTGCACCGCCCAGAGGGGGCCACCGACTTCGATCGCCGCCGTCAACGCGCCGATCTCGAGTATCTCGTTCACTCCCGCGCGGCGATGACCAGCCTCGCGGAAAACTACGTCGGCTTTCCGTTGGATTGA
- a CDS encoding IclR family transcriptional regulator domain-containing protein produces the protein MNPSRLSRPVRLERSDAVRPPIGDPDFMLSLARGLAAIRAFGDAGSQLSVADVARLAGLSRASARRCLHTLSVLGYAAASGGRYELTPSILTLGQAYLSSTTIARVAQPVLERVSDQLHESSSVAVLDGEEIVYVARASARRILTISLDVGSRLPAACTSMGRVLLAAADADGRAHVLKRMKLPRYTARTITDKPALAAELEAVRAQGYAIVDQELELGLRSCAVPIARHDGTVVAALNVGAHAARADVATLRREVVPLLRQAADEISAALGTPREPGEPAGRIV, from the coding sequence GTGAACCCTTCACGTCTTTCCCGGCCGGTCCGGCTCGAGCGGAGCGACGCCGTCCGGCCGCCGATCGGCGATCCGGATTTCATGCTGTCGCTGGCGCGCGGTCTGGCGGCGATCCGCGCCTTCGGAGACGCCGGCTCGCAGCTCTCGGTCGCAGACGTCGCGCGCCTCGCCGGGCTGTCTCGCGCGTCGGCGCGCCGCTGCCTGCACACGCTGTCGGTGCTCGGCTACGCCGCTGCCAGCGGAGGCCGCTACGAGTTGACGCCGTCGATCCTCACGCTCGGCCAGGCTTACCTGTCGTCGACGACCATCGCCCGCGTGGCCCAGCCGGTCCTCGAGCGCGTGTCCGACCAGCTGCACGAGTCCTCCTCGGTCGCGGTCCTCGACGGCGAGGAGATCGTCTACGTGGCACGCGCGTCCGCCCGTCGCATCCTCACGATCAGCCTCGACGTGGGTAGCCGGCTGCCGGCGGCGTGCACGTCGATGGGCCGGGTCCTGCTCGCCGCGGCCGATGCCGACGGTCGGGCACATGTCCTCAAGCGAATGAAGCTGCCGCGGTACACCGCCCGCACGATCACCGACAAGCCGGCGCTGGCCGCCGAGCTCGAGGCGGTGCGGGCGCAGGGCTACGCGATCGTCGATCAGGAGCTGGAACTGGGCCTGCGTTCGTGCGCGGTGCCGATCGCCCGGCACGACGGCACCGTGGTCGCCGCGCTCAACGTCGGCGCGCACGCTGCTCGCGCCGACGTGGCAACGCTGCGCCGCGAGGTCGTCCCGCTGCTGCGACAGGCGGCCGACGAGATCAGCGCCGCGCTCGGGACGCCGCGTGAGCCGGGCGAGCCCGCCGGCCGGATCGTCTGA
- a CDS encoding ABC transporter permease subunit yields MWFRSIFLKTLRDFRVAIVSWGLGIGVLTPLVFVVVPTLLADLGSRAEVLALVRHPALRLFAEPVDVLSPGGYATWRLSLVLPLVGIWALLAVSRTLRGEEESGALDVLLSAPRSRLRVATEKLAAVATALLLMGGLIGIMAFAGGQVAKTGLRLSAALLFGLNATLLAGVFGAMALLASQFTRARQTAAGITGALLGLSVVMTSAGRTVPGGAWIGQLSPLHYFELSKPLVPSYGASPRAMLVLTALSAVLGALGLALFVRRDLGAHVALPTGLRRTDRQMNVRAVPLRAWSLRSVFARSLASLGAATSWWGLAIAIYAAVITAILRQTQENLLGLLQTAARRGPVYAELIARFTGGDDSAMNARFLSAIFTLLAVVVAAFAVTLANRWAAEEEEGRLELLLGTPQARQLVILARFAAVAVALLMVSGLIFASVTLTGFLVDFALDRSRLAQAAFGMVPIGLVVAAIGYLLSGWLRATAVTGILIALLLASFVITLLGSVLRWPPLLLQLSIFEQYGTPLVDGLRPGNTAGLFIVAAAALTAATIRFARKDLAR; encoded by the coding sequence GTGTGGTTTCGTAGCATCTTCCTCAAGACGCTGCGCGACTTCCGCGTCGCCATCGTCAGTTGGGGACTCGGGATCGGCGTGCTGACGCCCCTCGTCTTCGTCGTCGTCCCGACGCTGCTGGCTGACCTGGGATCCCGAGCTGAAGTGCTCGCGCTGGTGCGGCATCCGGCGCTGCGCCTGTTTGCCGAGCCCGTGGACGTGCTCAGCCCTGGCGGCTATGCAACGTGGCGTCTGTCGCTCGTGCTGCCGCTGGTGGGCATCTGGGCCTTGCTCGCGGTCAGCCGAACGCTCCGCGGCGAGGAGGAGTCCGGTGCTCTCGATGTCCTGCTCTCAGCGCCTCGGTCGCGGCTTCGGGTCGCCACGGAGAAGCTGGCCGCCGTTGCGACGGCGCTCCTGTTGATGGGCGGGTTGATCGGAATCATGGCATTCGCAGGCGGGCAGGTCGCGAAGACCGGCCTGCGACTGAGTGCGGCACTCCTGTTCGGTCTCAACGCGACGCTGTTGGCGGGGGTCTTCGGCGCGATGGCGCTGCTGGCGTCCCAGTTCACGCGCGCGCGCCAGACCGCGGCCGGAATCACGGGGGCGCTCCTCGGGCTCTCGGTGGTGATGACGAGCGCCGGCCGCACCGTCCCAGGCGGCGCCTGGATCGGCCAGCTCTCTCCTTTGCATTACTTCGAGCTGAGCAAGCCGCTCGTCCCGAGCTACGGCGCGAGCCCTCGTGCCATGCTCGTGCTCACGGCACTCTCGGCGGTTCTGGGCGCTCTTGGCCTCGCGCTGTTCGTGCGCCGCGATCTGGGGGCACACGTCGCGCTGCCCACAGGTCTGCGCCGTACGGATCGCCAGATGAACGTGCGGGCCGTGCCACTGCGCGCGTGGTCACTGCGATCGGTCTTCGCTCGCAGTCTCGCGTCGCTGGGTGCGGCAACGTCGTGGTGGGGTCTCGCCATCGCCATCTACGCCGCTGTCATCACGGCAATCCTCCGGCAGACGCAAGAAAACCTCCTCGGACTGCTCCAGACTGCCGCCAGGCGCGGTCCGGTGTACGCAGAACTCATCGCGAGGTTCACGGGCGGCGACGATAGCGCCATGAACGCGCGCTTCCTCAGCGCGATCTTCACTCTCCTCGCGGTGGTGGTCGCTGCCTTCGCCGTGACCCTCGCCAACCGCTGGGCGGCCGAGGAGGAGGAAGGACGGCTCGAGCTCCTGCTCGGTACGCCTCAGGCAAGGCAGCTCGTGATCCTGGCGCGGTTCGCAGCTGTCGCCGTCGCACTACTGATGGTCAGCGGGCTGATCTTTGCGAGCGTGACCCTGACCGGCTTCCTGGTCGACTTCGCGCTGGACAGGAGCCGGCTCGCGCAGGCGGCGTTCGGGATGGTGCCGATCGGACTGGTCGTGGCGGCGATCGGCTATCTGCTATCCGGCTGGCTGCGCGCAACGGCCGTCACCGGCATCCTCATCGCGCTGCTGCTCGCCTCGTTCGTGATCACGTTGCTGGGATCGGTCTTGAGGTGGCCACCGTTGCTACTGCAGCTCTCGATCTTCGAGCAGTACGGCACACCGCTCGTAGACGGGTTGCGCCCAGGCAACACGGCGGGGTTGTTCATCGTTGCCGCCGCCGCGTTGACAGCGGCCACGATCCGATTTGCGCGGAAGGATCTCGCCCGTTGA
- the pcaH gene encoding protocatechuate 3,4-dioxygenase subunit beta yields MSNRPMSDRHALEAGSQPPLLYPPYKSTVKRAPTQPLIVIPERFASLATPVYGYLPIGEADNDLTRQHAGEPQGERIIVAGRVLDEDGRAVPHTLVELWQCNAAGRYRHAKDKHPAPIDPNFSGAGRSITDAEGRYRFVTIKPGAYPWGNHDNAWRPAHLHFSLFGHSIATRLVTQMYFPNDPLCAWDPMFQSVRDPRAQQRLVSQFDLSLTEPNWALGYRFDIVLRGRDSTPFEARV; encoded by the coding sequence ATGAGTAACCGTCCTATGAGCGATCGCCATGCCCTCGAAGCCGGCAGCCAGCCGCCGTTGCTCTACCCGCCGTACAAGTCCACGGTGAAGCGGGCGCCGACGCAGCCGCTGATCGTGATCCCCGAGCGGTTTGCGTCACTCGCCACGCCTGTCTACGGCTACCTGCCGATTGGTGAAGCGGACAACGACCTCACCCGTCAGCACGCAGGCGAGCCGCAGGGTGAGCGGATCATCGTTGCCGGCCGCGTCCTCGATGAGGACGGCCGCGCCGTGCCGCACACGCTCGTCGAGCTGTGGCAGTGCAACGCGGCGGGGCGCTACCGCCACGCGAAGGACAAACACCCCGCGCCGATCGATCCGAACTTCAGCGGCGCCGGCCGTTCGATCACCGACGCCGAGGGCCGCTACCGCTTCGTGACGATCAAGCCTGGCGCCTATCCGTGGGGCAACCACGACAACGCCTGGCGGCCCGCACACCTGCACTTTTCGCTGTTCGGGCACTCGATCGCGACGCGGCTCGTGACCCAGATGTATTTTCCGAACGATCCGCTGTGCGCGTGGGATCCCATGTTCCAGTCGGTCCGGGATCCGCGGGCGCAACAGCGGCTGGTGTCGCAGTTCGACCTGTCGCTCACTGAGCCCAACTGGGCGCTCGGCTACCGCTTCGACATCGTCCTGCGCGGGCGCGACTCCACGCCATTCGAGGCGCGGGTATGA
- the pcaF gene encoding 3-oxoadipyl-CoA thiolase, which yields MATSNGLQPVYFCDAVRTPFGRYGGALAGVRTDDLAAEPLRALQARNPSVDWGALDDVILGCANQAGEDNRNVARMALLLAGLPDRVPGATVNRLCASSLDACISGARAIASGEMSLVIAGGVESMSRAPFVMGKPAAAYARDLAWADTTLGWRFVNPRMQTQYGIDSMPETAEHVAAEHGIARVDQDRFALRSQQRAAAAAATGLFAGEIVPIVIPRPKGAALEVATDEHPRPETTLESLAKLQPIVHPGGTVTAGNASGINDGSCALLLASEAAVRAHGLTPRARYVGAAVAGVPPRVMGIGPVPAVEKLLARTGIALDRVDVIELNEAFAAQALAVLRALGVPDDAPHVNPNGGAIAIGHPLGASGARLVTAAIAQLGRMRGRYALCTMCVGVGQGVALLIERV from the coding sequence ATGGCGACGTCCAACGGCCTGCAGCCGGTCTACTTCTGCGACGCCGTGCGCACCCCGTTCGGGCGCTACGGCGGCGCACTGGCGGGTGTCCGGACCGACGATCTCGCCGCCGAGCCGCTGCGTGCCCTGCAGGCACGCAACCCTTCCGTGGACTGGGGCGCGCTCGACGACGTGATTCTCGGCTGCGCCAACCAGGCGGGCGAAGACAACCGCAATGTCGCGCGGATGGCGCTGCTACTCGCCGGACTGCCCGATCGCGTACCCGGCGCGACGGTGAACCGCTTGTGCGCGTCCAGCCTCGACGCTTGCATCAGCGGTGCGCGTGCGATCGCGTCCGGGGAGATGTCGCTCGTGATTGCCGGCGGAGTGGAGAGCATGTCGCGGGCGCCGTTCGTGATGGGCAAGCCGGCCGCGGCTTACGCCCGCGACCTGGCCTGGGCCGACACCACGCTCGGCTGGCGCTTCGTCAACCCGCGGATGCAGACGCAATACGGCATCGACTCGATGCCGGAGACCGCTGAGCACGTGGCCGCCGAACACGGCATCGCTCGCGTCGATCAGGATCGGTTCGCGCTGCGCAGTCAGCAGCGCGCTGCCGCGGCGGCGGCCACTGGACTATTCGCCGGCGAGATCGTCCCGATCGTCATCCCTCGACCGAAGGGCGCGGCTCTCGAGGTCGCGACCGACGAGCACCCGCGGCCGGAGACCACGCTGGAATCGCTGGCGAAGCTCCAGCCAATCGTCCACCCAGGCGGCACGGTCACGGCCGGGAACGCCTCGGGCATCAACGACGGTAGTTGCGCGCTGCTGCTCGCGTCGGAGGCGGCGGTGCGGGCGCACGGCCTGACGCCCCGCGCGCGCTACGTAGGCGCGGCGGTCGCGGGCGTCCCGCCGCGCGTGATGGGCATCGGTCCGGTGCCCGCGGTCGAGAAACTGCTCGCCCGCACCGGCATCGCCCTCGATCGCGTCGACGTGATCGAGCTGAATGAGGCATTCGCGGCCCAGGCGCTGGCCGTGTTGCGCGCGCTCGGCGTGCCCGACGACGCGCCCCATGTGAACCCCAATGGCGGGGCCATCGCGATTGGACATCCGCTCGGCGCGAGCGGTGCGCGGCTCGTGACGGCTGCGATCGCGCAGCTCGGCCGGATGCGCGGCCGCTATGCCCTCTGCACCATGTGCGTCGGGGTCGGCCAAGGTGTGGCGCTCCTCATCGAGCGCGTCTGA
- the pcaG gene encoding protocatechuate 3,4-dioxygenase subunit alpha, whose product MSEPQEPLVASASQTVGPFFHVGPGASDRCGVLAGPGVPGERIRLCIRVLDGDGAPVDDAMVEIRQADADGAYALPPTSLEDPPPQFAGFGRLSTSKDGDCCFETIRPGAPAHADGAAHVTVCLFMRGLLRHLYTRVYFEDDLALDRDPILLLVPAERRSTLLAHRAGDGATWDFVVRLQGPDETVFFDL is encoded by the coding sequence ATGAGCGAGCCACAGGAACCGCTGGTCGCGAGTGCGTCGCAGACGGTCGGCCCGTTCTTCCATGTCGGGCCGGGCGCGAGCGATCGTTGCGGCGTGCTCGCGGGGCCCGGGGTTCCTGGCGAACGAATCCGTCTGTGCATTCGCGTCCTCGACGGCGACGGCGCGCCGGTGGACGACGCGATGGTGGAGATCCGCCAGGCCGACGCAGATGGCGCCTATGCGCTCCCGCCGACGAGTCTCGAGGATCCGCCGCCCCAGTTCGCAGGCTTCGGCCGGTTGAGCACGTCGAAGGACGGCGACTGCTGCTTTGAGACGATTCGCCCGGGTGCGCCCGCGCATGCGGACGGCGCTGCGCACGTCACCGTGTGTCTGTTCATGCGTGGCCTGCTGCGGCACCTCTACACGCGCGTGTACTTCGAAGACGATCTGGCGCTCGATCGCGACCCGATCCTGCTGTTGGTACCGGCCGAGCGCCGGTCAACGCTACTGGCACACCGCGCGGGCGACGGCGCCACCTGGGATTTCGTCGTGCGGCTCCAGGGTCCCGACGAGACCGTTTTCTTCGATCTGTGA
- a CDS encoding alpha/beta fold hydrolase, whose product MAIAYLDGVRVYYRLEGAAGRPVVALSHALGLDHTMWDPQIPALTAQLRVLRYDLRGHGGSDATPGDYTVERLGRDALALLDRLRLDRVSWCGGSLGGMVGQWLAAHAGDRLSDLILANTSPRIADPPGMEARRRAVLDGGTRAIVDTAMPRFFGDALVGANPPRIASARETFLATDPVGYAGCCAALRDFDGTELLSLITARTLVVSGDADVSMPWEAHGAVLAAAMPNATVVRLATAHASNLVLPRTFTRTLLEFLSSDPRDAFEAGLDIRRAVLGDDYVAARIATTTDLTHDYQRWITQFAWGGIWTRPGLDLHTRRLIVLAIAAALGRWEEFRLHLEAGLAADVEWADVEEVLLQTGVYAGVPAANTAFTIASEVRGRQQEKRPTSGSA is encoded by the coding sequence ATGGCCATCGCGTACCTCGACGGTGTTCGCGTCTACTACCGGCTCGAAGGCGCGGCCGGACGGCCGGTGGTCGCACTGTCCCACGCGCTGGGACTCGATCACACGATGTGGGATCCACAGATCCCGGCCCTCACCGCGCAGTTGCGCGTGCTGCGCTATGACCTGCGCGGTCATGGCGGCAGCGACGCGACGCCGGGCGACTACACGGTGGAACGGCTTGGCCGCGATGCGCTCGCCCTGCTGGATCGGCTGCGGCTCGATCGCGTGTCATGGTGCGGCGGGTCGCTCGGTGGGATGGTCGGCCAGTGGCTGGCCGCACACGCGGGCGATCGGCTGTCGGACTTGATCCTGGCAAACACATCCCCGCGCATTGCAGATCCGCCGGGCATGGAGGCGCGGCGCCGGGCCGTACTCGACGGCGGGACCCGCGCGATCGTGGACACCGCGATGCCTCGTTTCTTCGGGGATGCGCTTGTCGGTGCCAACCCGCCGCGGATCGCGTCGGCTCGCGAGACCTTCCTGGCTACCGATCCCGTCGGCTACGCCGGTTGCTGTGCGGCGTTGCGCGACTTCGATGGCACTGAGCTGCTATCGCTGATCACTGCGCGCACGCTCGTCGTGAGCGGCGACGCCGACGTCTCGATGCCGTGGGAGGCGCACGGCGCCGTCCTCGCGGCCGCGATGCCGAATGCGACGGTGGTGCGACTCGCGACCGCCCACGCCTCGAACCTGGTCCTGCCGCGAACGTTCACGCGAACGTTGCTGGAGTTCCTGTCGTCCGACCCGCGCGACGCGTTCGAGGCCGGCCTCGACATCCGACGCGCCGTGCTCGGCGACGACTATGTCGCCGCCCGGATTGCGACCACAACCGACCTGACCCACGACTACCAGCGCTGGATCACGCAATTCGCCTGGGGCGGGATCTGGACGCGCCCGGGCCTCGATCTCCATACGCGGCGCCTGATCGTGCTCGCGATCGCCGCTGCGCTCGGCCGCTGGGAAGAGTTCCGCCTGCACCTGGAGGCCGGCCTCGCCGCCGACGTCGAGTGGGCGGACGTCGAAGAGGTGCTGTTGCAGACCGGCGTGTACGCCGGCGTGCCGGCCGCGAACACGGCGTTCACGATCGCGTCGGAGGTGCGTGGGCGCCAGCAAGAGAAACGCCCGACATCAGGCTCAGCCTGA